A window of the Penaeus monodon isolate SGIC_2016 chromosome 11, NSTDA_Pmon_1, whole genome shotgun sequence genome harbors these coding sequences:
- the LOC119578748 gene encoding aldo-keto reductase family 1 member B1-like: protein MEKTVTLHCGGRMPLIGLGCWQSPPEQVTQAVEAALDAGYRHIDTAYNYLNEEAVGAGIRNWLEKTGKSRGEIFVVTKLPMIGMNEGGVEKFLKKSLEKLQLGYVDLYLVHGPFGMIGKHDNDVFPVVDGKLNVDFGTDLIAVWKEMEKMKTLGLAKSIGVSNFSIKQLRKICAVAKIPPSVQQVELHAHFQQHDMQEFCKSHNIAITAYAPLGSPGRQSIPTQSGGYIPTLLEDPVVQLVAERHGVTTAQVLLRFLVQQGVIAIPKSVTPSRIAANNDVWNFALTDTEMAALRSLDKGPSGRSFVFANRPGLADHPECHH from the exons ATGGAAAAGACAGTCACACTGCATTGCGGAGGTCGCATGCCTCTGATCGGGCTGGGATGCTGGCAG tCCCCCCCGGAGCAGGTAACGCAGGCGGTGGAGGCGGCGCTGGACGCCGGCTACCGCCACATCGACACCGCCTACAACTACCTCAACGAGGAGGCCGTCGGCGCCGGCATCCGGAACTGGCTCGAGAAGACAGGCAAGAGCAGGGGCGAGATCTTCGTCGTGACCAAG CTGCCCATGATCGGCATGAACGAAGGAGGCGTGGAGAAGTTCCTGAAGAAGTCCCTGGAGAAGTTGCAGCTGGGCTACGTGGACCTCTACCTCGTCCACGGGCCCTTCGGCATGATT GGCAAACACGACAACGATGTCTTCCCGGTGGTCGATGGGAAGCTGAACGTGGATTTCGGAACAGACCTTATTGCCGTCTGGAAG gaaatggagaagatgaAGACGCTCGGCCTGGCGAAGTCCATCGGCGTCTCCAACTTCTCCATCAAGCAGCTGAGGAAGATCTGCGCCGTTGCTAAGATTCCTCCGTCCGTGCAGCAG GTTGAGTTGCACGCTCACTTCCAGCAGCACGACATGCAGGAGTTCTGCAAGAGCCACAACATCGCCATCACCGCCTACGCCCCCCTGGGCTCCCCCGGCCGGCAGAGCATTCCTACGCAGAGCGGCGG CTATATACCGACGCTGCTGGAGGACCCCGTGGTGCAGCTGGTGGCGGAGAGGCACGGCGTGACGACGGCGCAGGTCCTCCTCCGCTTCCTGGTCCAGCAGGGCGTCATCGCCATCCCCAAGTCCGTCACGCCCTCGCGCATCGCCGCCAACAACGAC GTCTGGAACTTCGCGCTGACGGACACCGAGATGGCCGCCCTCAGGAGCCTTGACAAAGGGCCCTCCGGTCGCTCCTTCGTCTTCGCCAACCGCCCTGG GTTGGCAGATCACCCGGAATGTCACCATTAG